In a genomic window of Occallatibacter riparius:
- a CDS encoding Uma2 family endonuclease, with protein MQAFVEIPVLPPRSIVLHPPLSDEEFETLCERTEFVQLERTKEGTIQVNVPAGGTAGEGNSEIIRQLRNWWIQHRRGRTYDSNTGFFLPDGSMLSPDGAYLTPEQLVGLSQGELARFLRRAPAFIVELRSPSDRLSPALEKMENWIANGVQVGWLVDPAERSVHIYEQGRPPRIESSSTIIGTGPVEGFVLDASEVWRCYE; from the coding sequence ATGCAAGCGTTCGTCGAAATCCCGGTCCTTCCCCCGCGCAGCATCGTGCTGCATCCTCCGCTGAGCGACGAGGAATTTGAGACTCTGTGCGAACGCACAGAGTTCGTGCAGTTGGAGCGCACGAAAGAGGGGACCATCCAAGTGAACGTACCTGCAGGCGGCACGGCAGGCGAGGGCAACAGCGAGATTATTCGGCAGCTTCGAAATTGGTGGATTCAACACCGGCGCGGCCGGACGTATGACTCGAACACCGGTTTCTTTCTCCCCGATGGCTCTATGCTGAGCCCCGATGGGGCCTACCTCACGCCTGAACAGCTTGTGGGACTCTCGCAGGGCGAGCTTGCCCGCTTCCTGCGGCGCGCCCCAGCCTTTATTGTGGAGTTGCGTTCTCCCAGCGACCGCCTATCCCCCGCGCTCGAGAAAATGGAAAACTGGATTGCCAACGGCGTTCAGGTGGGCTGGCTGGTCGATCCTGCCGAGCGCAGTGTACACATCTACGAACAAGGCAGGCCGCCGCGCATCGAGTCGTCGTCGACCATCATCGGTACTGGACCAGTCGAGGGCTTCGTACTTGATGCGAGCGAAGTCTGGCGCTGCTACGAGTAG
- a CDS encoding CBS domain-containing protein, with amino-acid sequence MRGWSIPLGRWMGVEMRVHTFFLLLAVVCIGLGVSEGGQFGFLRGVGLCFVLAAAVVVREIARLLVAAWLGLRLRAILLIPIGGMFAYADPESQELSTTGGAQFALAAAGPLANMLTAIALAGLFLGAGGSFDILGRPLVTAGHLLRSMVWMQVGLGVLHMLPAYPLDCGRLMRGSFARAHGIGPASRAATGLGQLIALAAMVAGMVFHSWWLIIAGFFIMIGAQIEDQGVFFQSVVDTVRMREVMLTDFATLSPSDTLADALSRCVHSLQEDFPVVRGPNLVGIVSRQRIVDALRNDGNGYVQSVMSRAFQVARPEDTLGTTIRRITAGRGLSLIPVTESGRVVGIVSVQNLMSSMSLLAEQRRYEREESE; translated from the coding sequence ATGCGAGGCTGGTCAATCCCGTTGGGGCGCTGGATGGGCGTCGAGATGCGCGTCCACACGTTCTTTTTGCTGCTCGCGGTGGTGTGCATCGGCCTTGGCGTGTCTGAGGGCGGCCAGTTCGGATTCCTGCGCGGAGTGGGCCTGTGCTTCGTGCTCGCTGCCGCCGTTGTAGTGCGCGAGATCGCGCGCCTGCTGGTGGCGGCCTGGCTGGGCCTGCGCCTGCGTGCCATTCTTCTGATACCGATTGGCGGCATGTTTGCGTATGCGGACCCGGAGAGCCAGGAACTCTCCACCACTGGCGGCGCACAGTTTGCACTCGCGGCCGCGGGGCCTTTGGCCAACATGCTGACGGCTATCGCGCTCGCGGGGCTCTTCCTCGGCGCAGGAGGCAGCTTCGATATCCTGGGCCGCCCACTGGTTACGGCAGGACACCTGCTCCGCAGCATGGTGTGGATGCAGGTAGGACTGGGCGTGCTTCACATGCTGCCCGCATATCCTCTGGACTGCGGCCGCCTGATGCGTGGCAGCTTTGCACGCGCTCATGGAATCGGGCCGGCGAGCCGCGCCGCTACAGGGCTGGGTCAGTTGATCGCGCTGGCCGCCATGGTGGCCGGCATGGTGTTCCATAGCTGGTGGCTTATCATTGCCGGGTTCTTCATCATGATCGGCGCGCAGATCGAAGATCAGGGCGTCTTCTTCCAGTCGGTCGTCGACACGGTGCGGATGCGCGAAGTGATGCTGACGGATTTCGCCACGCTGTCGCCCTCAGACACGCTGGCCGATGCGCTCTCGCGCTGCGTGCACTCGCTGCAGGAAGATTTCCCGGTGGTGCGCGGACCGAATCTGGTGGGCATCGTCTCGCGTCAACGGATTGTGGACGCGCTGCGGAACGACGGCAACGGCTATGTGCAGTCGGTGATGTCGCGGGCGTTCCAGGTGGCGCGGCCCGAGGATACGCTGGGCACTACGATTCGCCGCATCACGGCCGGCCGCGGACTATCGCTCATTCCTGTCACGGAGAGCGGACGGGTTGTGGGCATTGTGAGCGTGCAGAACCTCATGAGCTCGATGTCGCTGCTGGCCGAGCAGAGGCGGTATGAGCGCGAGGAATCCGAATAA
- a CDS encoding glycoside hydrolase family 130 protein, with protein sequence MKFRAALFALLFSIAAAHAQTLPDWGIGPFSRPASGNPVITPNPQSKFDDPILHAPVQWEALHTFNPAAIVRDRKVYVLYRAEDNSGTMQIGMHTSRLGLAESVDGIHFTRRAAPVFYPAEDDQKAREWQGGVEDPRIVELEDGTYVLTYTQWNRQTYSVGIASSPDLEHWTKHGPAFLTAAGGKYAKLMYKSAGIVTRLDATKGRLIAAKINGKYWMYWGEGFIHIATSDDAIHWTPVEDAKGDAIELLKPRAGHFDSTFPETGPPPILTNKGIVVLYNGKNATSGGDPELGPSAYAAGEALFAANDPKHLIAQLDQPVLKPELPYEKTGQYAAGTTFAEGLVFFHGKWFLYYGCADSLVAVAMAPGPQPPANVARGFYLRPEDRVVVYGDSITEQNYYNQFVQLYTVTRFPHMRVHFYDAGVGGDRVTGGWAGPIDQRLARDVFVEKPTVITIMLGMNDGGYQATTPQIDSTFKAGYQHILDSIKQHAPAARLTLIGPSPFDDVTAQPTFAGGYNSVMQHFAEEDRALAQQDGATFADFNPLVVAALEKAQSLDPRVAKLLLPDRVHPEPTAHWVMAEALLKAWNAPAIVTSVTIDAKAARITGSENTAIDQLKREGDTITWTQLDNGLPLPFDKANALTNVLLEISDIQKTLNQQPLIVNGLAPGQYALRIDDRDIGKFSADELAAGINLADYNTPMRSQAQVASWDVRDLVDAHYVHSRMRIQNAGTGAEDGGADRLQAFEDSLEDKIYAEAAPVPHHFELKPVTAAAPATSGR encoded by the coding sequence ATGAAATTCCGGGCCGCTCTATTCGCACTACTGTTCTCGATTGCCGCCGCGCACGCGCAGACTCTGCCCGACTGGGGCATAGGGCCGTTCTCCCGCCCGGCCTCAGGCAATCCCGTTATAACTCCCAATCCGCAGTCCAAGTTTGACGACCCCATCTTGCACGCCCCTGTGCAGTGGGAGGCGCTGCACACCTTCAATCCCGCGGCCATCGTCCGCGACCGCAAGGTTTACGTGCTGTACCGAGCTGAAGATAACTCCGGCACCATGCAGATCGGCATGCACACCTCGCGCCTCGGCTTGGCGGAGAGCGTCGACGGCATTCACTTCACGCGTCGCGCCGCGCCTGTCTTCTATCCCGCGGAAGACGATCAGAAAGCGCGCGAGTGGCAGGGCGGCGTTGAGGATCCGCGCATTGTCGAGCTCGAAGACGGCACCTACGTCCTCACCTACACGCAGTGGAACCGCCAGACCTACTCGGTCGGCATCGCCAGCTCGCCCGATCTCGAGCACTGGACCAAGCACGGCCCCGCATTTCTCACAGCAGCCGGCGGCAAATACGCAAAGCTCATGTACAAGTCCGCCGGCATTGTCACGCGCCTTGATGCCACGAAGGGCCGCCTCATCGCCGCAAAGATCAACGGCAAATACTGGATGTACTGGGGTGAAGGTTTCATTCATATCGCCACGTCAGACGACGCCATCCACTGGACTCCGGTAGAAGACGCAAAGGGCGATGCGATCGAGCTGCTCAAGCCGCGCGCCGGCCACTTCGATTCGACATTTCCCGAGACAGGGCCGCCGCCCATCCTCACAAACAAAGGCATCGTGGTCCTCTACAACGGCAAGAACGCAACGAGCGGGGGCGATCCTGAGCTCGGCCCGAGTGCCTATGCCGCGGGCGAAGCCCTCTTCGCCGCGAACGACCCGAAGCACCTCATCGCGCAACTTGATCAGCCGGTGTTAAAGCCTGAGCTGCCCTATGAGAAGACCGGCCAGTATGCCGCCGGCACCACCTTCGCTGAAGGCCTCGTCTTTTTTCACGGCAAGTGGTTTCTCTACTACGGCTGTGCCGACTCGCTCGTCGCAGTGGCGATGGCTCCGGGCCCGCAGCCGCCGGCCAATGTCGCACGCGGCTTTTATCTCCGTCCTGAAGACCGCGTCGTCGTCTACGGCGACAGCATCACCGAGCAGAACTACTACAACCAGTTCGTGCAGCTCTACACCGTCACACGCTTCCCACACATGCGCGTGCATTTTTATGACGCAGGCGTGGGCGGCGATCGCGTCACCGGCGGATGGGCCGGACCCATCGATCAGCGGCTCGCGCGCGATGTCTTTGTCGAGAAGCCGACCGTCATCACCATCATGCTGGGCATGAACGACGGCGGTTACCAGGCCACCACACCGCAGATCGACTCCACCTTTAAGGCCGGCTACCAGCACATCCTCGATTCGATTAAGCAGCACGCACCCGCAGCGCGCCTCACGCTCATCGGCCCTTCTCCGTTTGACGATGTGACCGCACAGCCAACGTTTGCCGGCGGTTATAACAGCGTCATGCAGCACTTTGCCGAGGAAGATCGCGCACTCGCGCAGCAGGACGGCGCCACCTTCGCCGATTTCAACCCGCTCGTCGTTGCAGCGCTCGAAAAGGCTCAGTCTCTGGATCCTCGCGTGGCCAAGCTTCTGCTGCCAGACCGCGTGCATCCCGAGCCAACCGCGCATTGGGTGATGGCCGAGGCTCTGCTCAAGGCTTGGAACGCTCCAGCTATCGTCACAAGCGTCACCATCGATGCGAAGGCCGCGCGGATCACAGGATCGGAGAACACCGCCATCGATCAGTTGAAACGCGAAGGCGACACAATCACCTGGACGCAACTCGACAACGGCCTGCCGCTGCCGTTCGACAAGGCCAATGCCCTCACGAACGTACTGCTCGAAATCAGCGATATTCAAAAGACGCTGAATCAACAGCCGCTCATCGTGAACGGCCTTGCGCCGGGTCAGTACGCGCTGCGCATTGACGATCGCGACATCGGCAAGTTCTCCGCCGACGAACTCGCGGCCGGCATCAATCTCGCCGACTACAACACCCCCATGCGCTCGCAGGCGCAGGTGGCAAGCTGGGATGTGCGTGACCTCGTCGACGCCCATTACGTCCATTCCCGCATGCGCATCCAGAACGCCGGCACGGGCGCGGAAGACGGCGGCGCCGATCGCCTTCAGGCATTTGAGGATTCTCTCGAAGACAAAATCTACGCCGAGGCTGCGCCTGTGCCGCACCATTTCGAACTCAAGCCCGTCACGGCCGCCGCGCCAGCAACGAGTGGACGATAG
- a CDS encoding ABC transporter permease, which produces MLSITVEVPMPGLRQNLKFAFRQLIKSPGFTIIAVVILALGIGANTAIFSVVHGVLLEPLPFPDADRLVQIWHTPPQEQFPGMTQFAVSAANFLDWQKQSTSFEGMALYSGGGFELDGGSKPETIVGARVSSGFFPVLGVQPLHGRLFTADEDHPGKNHEVILSYKLWKERYGSDPSAIGQTMNLDGSPYTIVGVMGPQMHKPDFAQMWMPMGLTPDEAVVRGEHHYMTVARLKPGVTVAQAQAEMNAISQRLAQMYPADDKGWGANVLTVRDDLVGDVRPALLMMLGAVGFVLLIACANVANLLFGRAFARRKEVAIRSALGASRSNVTQLLLLESVIVSLAGGALGLVTAHFGIELLLKFFADKLPRMGEIGLSAPVLLFTLGLSVVTGLIAGLLPALSMTRGDVADALKQGLGRTDTDASSGFTRSALVTVEVALSLVLLIGAGLMVRSLWKLQAANPGFDERNVLTMSINVPKRQFTAPAQETQFFTDVLDRVRAVPGVESAAAIDDLPLEGGSNQPVLAEGRPVVPMSEQPEVSVRVVMPGYFKTMRIPVLEGRDLEASDTPDSQAVVVISKSMAKQFWPDGSAVGRRLKLSFFPDKERVVVGVVGDVKQAGLDSSAGIATLYWPVAQGSDSAMGPWRPYGLSLVVRTTVPPLKVSNAVTGAVAQVNSNMPVDNVMTLEDMVGSTLTQHRFNMQLLTIFGTLALVLCTIGIYSVLAYSVKRRMREIGLRIALGASMRDVASLVVLQGMKPTLAGVGIGLAAALAMGRIASSLIYGVSARDTETFVAVTALLVLVSFVASLVPAWRATRVDPLAVLRED; this is translated from the coding sequence GTGCTGAGTATCACGGTGGAGGTCCCCATGCCCGGACTGCGCCAGAACCTGAAGTTTGCCTTCCGCCAGTTGATCAAGAGCCCCGGTTTCACGATCATAGCCGTCGTTATCCTCGCGCTGGGCATCGGCGCCAACACGGCCATCTTCAGCGTTGTGCACGGGGTGCTGCTGGAGCCGCTTCCCTTCCCCGATGCTGATCGGCTGGTGCAGATCTGGCATACGCCTCCGCAGGAGCAGTTCCCGGGCATGACGCAATTTGCCGTGTCGGCGGCCAACTTCCTCGATTGGCAGAAGCAGAGTACGTCGTTTGAGGGAATGGCGCTCTACAGCGGCGGCGGATTCGAGCTCGATGGTGGATCGAAGCCCGAGACGATCGTAGGCGCACGCGTTTCCAGCGGGTTCTTTCCGGTGTTGGGAGTTCAGCCGCTGCATGGGCGCCTGTTCACGGCCGATGAGGATCATCCGGGCAAGAATCATGAGGTCATCCTGAGCTACAAGCTGTGGAAGGAACGATACGGAAGCGATCCCAGTGCGATTGGCCAGACGATGAATCTGGACGGCTCGCCGTACACCATCGTGGGCGTGATGGGCCCGCAGATGCACAAGCCGGACTTTGCGCAGATGTGGATGCCTATGGGGCTTACACCCGACGAAGCCGTGGTGCGCGGCGAGCACCACTACATGACGGTGGCTCGGCTCAAGCCGGGAGTGACGGTGGCGCAGGCGCAGGCTGAGATGAATGCCATCTCCCAGCGCCTGGCGCAGATGTATCCCGCCGACGATAAAGGATGGGGCGCAAATGTTCTGACCGTTCGCGACGACCTTGTGGGCGATGTGCGACCGGCTCTGCTGATGATGCTGGGAGCGGTGGGGTTTGTGCTGCTCATTGCGTGCGCCAATGTGGCGAATCTGCTTTTCGGGCGGGCGTTCGCGCGGCGGAAGGAAGTCGCGATCCGGTCGGCGCTGGGTGCGAGCCGTTCGAACGTGACCCAGTTGCTCCTGCTGGAGTCGGTGATTGTGTCGCTCGCAGGCGGAGCACTTGGATTGGTCACTGCGCATTTCGGGATCGAACTCCTGCTGAAGTTTTTCGCTGACAAGCTGCCGCGCATGGGCGAGATCGGGCTGAGCGCTCCGGTGCTTCTGTTCACGCTCGGCCTGTCCGTGGTGACGGGATTGATCGCAGGCCTGCTGCCGGCACTGAGCATGACGCGCGGCGACGTGGCCGACGCGCTGAAGCAGGGCCTGGGCAGGACGGACACAGATGCGAGCAGCGGCTTTACGCGCTCGGCCCTGGTGACGGTGGAGGTGGCGCTGTCGCTGGTTCTGCTGATTGGCGCCGGGCTGATGGTGCGGAGCCTGTGGAAGCTGCAGGCTGCCAACCCGGGATTCGACGAGCGCAATGTTTTGACGATGAGCATCAACGTGCCGAAGAGACAGTTCACGGCGCCGGCTCAGGAGACGCAGTTCTTCACCGACGTGCTTGACCGGGTGCGTGCTGTGCCGGGCGTAGAGTCGGCGGCCGCCATTGACGATCTGCCATTGGAAGGCGGTTCGAATCAGCCAGTACTGGCCGAAGGGAGGCCGGTGGTGCCCATGTCTGAGCAGCCTGAAGTGTCAGTGCGCGTGGTGATGCCGGGTTATTTCAAGACGATGCGGATACCAGTCCTGGAGGGGCGCGACCTGGAAGCAAGCGATACGCCGGATTCGCAGGCCGTAGTGGTGATCAGCAAATCGATGGCAAAGCAGTTCTGGCCCGATGGGAGCGCGGTCGGCCGCCGATTGAAGCTGTCGTTCTTCCCCGACAAGGAACGAGTGGTCGTGGGCGTTGTAGGCGACGTGAAGCAGGCCGGGCTGGACAGCTCAGCCGGGATCGCAACGCTTTACTGGCCGGTGGCCCAGGGGAGCGACTCAGCGATGGGACCCTGGCGGCCGTATGGGCTGAGCCTGGTGGTGCGAACCACGGTGCCGCCGCTGAAGGTGTCCAACGCAGTTACGGGCGCCGTGGCGCAGGTGAACAGCAACATGCCGGTGGACAACGTGATGACGCTGGAAGACATGGTTGGCTCAACGCTGACGCAGCACCGGTTCAACATGCAACTGCTGACCATCTTCGGCACCCTGGCGCTGGTGTTGTGCACCATTGGGATTTACAGCGTGCTTGCCTACTCGGTGAAGCGGCGCATGCGGGAGATCGGTCTCCGGATCGCGCTGGGTGCAAGCATGCGTGACGTGGCTAGCCTGGTGGTGCTGCAGGGGATGAAACCAACTCTGGCAGGCGTGGGAATCGGACTGGCGGCGGCGCTGGCGATGGGAAGGATCGCCAGCAGCCTGATTTACGGCGTGAGCGCCCGCGACACCGAAACCTTCGTAGCGGTGACGGCGCTTCTGGTGCTGGTGTCGTTCGTGGCCAGCCTGGTGCCGGCGTGGCGGGCAACGCGGGTCGATCCGCTGGCCGTGCTCAGAGAGGATTAG
- the rsmI gene encoding 16S rRNA (cytidine(1402)-2'-O)-methyltransferase: MPSDSAALAPGLYLVATPIGNLGDITLRALDVLKHADRIACEDTRQTQKLLNHFQITTPTESLHEHNERERTATVIDALRKGARIAVVTDAGMPGISDPGAWLTAAAIEAGISVIPIPGANAALSALVASGLNPAEFTYLGFLPEKAGQRRTRLEQIAAQATENPRTLIFYEAPHRILETLSDLESVFGPGLRVVLARELTKMHEEFHRGTVAEVRQDLASRDRVRGEMTLIVEAPAASVASASISEKLSERVARMQAESGIDEKEALKRLARELNRSKSELYRELQRERARR, encoded by the coding sequence ATGCCCTCTGACTCTGCTGCTCTCGCGCCCGGTCTCTACCTCGTCGCCACGCCTATCGGCAATCTCGGCGACATCACGCTGCGCGCGCTTGACGTGCTGAAGCATGCCGACCGCATCGCGTGCGAGGATACGCGGCAGACGCAGAAGCTGCTGAACCATTTCCAGATCACGACGCCGACAGAAAGCCTCCACGAGCACAACGAGCGCGAACGGACGGCGACGGTCATCGATGCGCTGCGCAAGGGCGCGCGTATTGCCGTGGTCACCGATGCCGGAATGCCGGGGATCAGCGATCCCGGCGCGTGGCTGACCGCGGCAGCGATTGAGGCTGGCATTTCCGTGATTCCGATTCCCGGTGCCAATGCGGCTCTGAGCGCGCTGGTGGCCAGCGGCCTCAACCCCGCTGAGTTCACGTATCTCGGCTTTCTGCCGGAGAAGGCGGGCCAGCGCCGCACACGCCTGGAACAGATTGCCGCGCAGGCCACCGAGAACCCGCGCACACTCATCTTCTACGAAGCGCCGCATCGCATCCTTGAGACGCTCAGCGATCTCGAGTCGGTCTTTGGACCGGGTCTGCGAGTTGTTTTGGCCCGTGAGCTGACCAAGATGCACGAGGAGTTTCACCGCGGCACGGTCGCCGAGGTACGCCAGGATCTCGCCTCTCGTGACCGGGTGCGCGGCGAGATGACTCTGATCGTGGAGGCGCCGGCTGCCTCGGTAGCCTCGGCCTCAATTTCGGAGAAGCTGTCGGAGCGCGTGGCTCGGATGCAGGCGGAATCGGGAATCGATGAGAAAGAGGCGCTCAAGCGTCTTGCCCGCGAGCTGAACCGCTCAAAGAGCGAGCTCTATCGCGAGTTGCAGCGGGAGCGCGCCCGGCGCTGA
- a CDS encoding PIN/TRAM domain-containing protein, whose protein sequence is MDLILLRVLFVVLLSVVCYFLRPFGLTAWQGALAGGFAAGAVIVFEFRVRALSLRRLIGAVFGSVLGIFGAALFCLVLRSAELTKDTSAVLQIFVLLLMTYIGLLVGANKGDLLNPAALGTFFNTDRPAKRSAKVLDTSVIIDGRIADIAEAGFIDGVMVIPEFVLRELQVVADSTDSSKRQRGRRGLDMLQRMQGNANLQVQIVSEDFPTIREVDLKLLELAKKWEAKVVTNDFNLNKVAHLHHVEVLNINDLANALKPVVLPGERMTVLILKEGKEYNQGVGYLDDGTMVVVDHARKMIGRSVDISVTSVLQTASGKMIFGKMDDNPKSGDAPRTTPVELTR, encoded by the coding sequence ATGGATCTCATTCTTCTGCGTGTTCTGTTCGTTGTTTTGTTAAGCGTTGTCTGTTATTTCCTTCGCCCCTTCGGACTTACAGCATGGCAGGGTGCGTTAGCGGGCGGGTTTGCTGCAGGGGCCGTCATCGTCTTCGAATTCCGGGTGCGGGCTCTGAGCCTGCGACGCCTTATTGGCGCTGTCTTCGGGTCGGTGCTGGGCATCTTCGGCGCGGCGCTGTTCTGCCTGGTGCTGCGGTCGGCTGAACTCACCAAAGACACGTCGGCCGTGCTGCAGATCTTTGTGCTGCTGCTAATGACCTACATCGGGTTGTTGGTGGGCGCCAACAAGGGCGACCTGCTGAATCCCGCGGCGCTGGGTACCTTCTTCAATACCGACCGGCCCGCCAAGCGCTCGGCGAAGGTGCTGGATACCAGCGTGATCATCGACGGCCGCATTGCCGACATCGCGGAGGCGGGCTTCATCGACGGAGTCATGGTGATTCCGGAGTTCGTATTGCGCGAACTGCAAGTGGTTGCGGATTCAACCGATTCCAGCAAGCGGCAGCGTGGCCGCCGCGGCCTCGACATGCTGCAGCGGATGCAGGGCAATGCCAACCTCCAGGTGCAGATCGTGTCGGAGGACTTCCCGACCATCCGCGAAGTCGACCTGAAGCTGCTGGAGCTGGCCAAGAAATGGGAAGCCAAGGTCGTCACCAACGACTTTAACCTCAACAAAGTGGCGCACCTGCACCACGTTGAGGTTCTGAACATCAACGACCTGGCCAACGCGCTCAAGCCGGTGGTTCTGCCCGGGGAACGCATGACCGTGCTGATCCTGAAGGAAGGCAAGGAGTACAACCAGGGCGTCGGCTACCTCGACGACGGCACGATGGTTGTGGTGGATCACGCGCGCAAGATGATTGGCCGCTCCGTGGATATTTCGGTGACCAGCGTGCTGCAAACCGCGAGCGGCAAAATGATCTTCGGGAAGATGGACGATAACCCGAAGAGCGGCGATGCGCCGCGGACCACTCCGGTGGAACTGACGCGGTAA
- a CDS encoding EthD family reductase, whose protein sequence is MVRVSIFYPSKPGCRFDVDYYLNTHMPLAIGTLGSAIKAVSVEIGMVGGMPDQLPPFTAICAFTCESVEAFTSAFLPNADVLQGDIPSYTDIAPVIQVSEIRLSQ, encoded by the coding sequence ATGGTCCGTGTCTCCATCTTTTACCCCTCCAAACCCGGCTGCCGTTTCGATGTCGACTACTACCTCAACACCCATATGCCGCTGGCGATCGGAACGCTCGGTTCGGCGATCAAGGCAGTGTCCGTGGAGATCGGCATGGTTGGCGGCATGCCCGACCAGCTTCCGCCGTTTACGGCGATCTGCGCCTTCACCTGCGAGAGCGTGGAGGCATTCACCTCCGCTTTCCTGCCCAACGCCGACGTGTTGCAGGGCGATATCCCCAGCTACACAGATATTGCGCCCGTGATCCAGGTGAGCGAGATCCGGCTTTCGCAATAG